Proteins from a genomic interval of Marmoricola sp. OAE513:
- a CDS encoding TIGR03089 family protein produces the protein MPTTFPELLTKRLRRDPSAPFVTFYDDTTGERTELSVTTYANWVSKTANLFVEELMLDPGDDLHVDLPPHWLGVVFLGGLLSAGLRLDDSAPVAIVGPTGLEVGTRAATTMACALHPFATRFSEPLPEGVLDHGVLWAGQSDVFSPDDPTDLGEPLADDRRVITDVNPLSDAGRDLVVGLLAGSGSMILVVGADDDQWTAHSQSERSTAAVRAGN, from the coding sequence GTGCCCACGACCTTCCCCGAACTCCTGACGAAGCGCCTGCGTCGCGACCCCTCCGCCCCGTTTGTGACGTTCTACGACGACACCACCGGCGAGCGGACCGAGCTGTCCGTCACGACGTACGCGAACTGGGTGTCCAAGACCGCCAACCTCTTCGTCGAGGAGCTCATGCTCGACCCCGGTGACGACCTGCACGTCGACCTGCCGCCGCACTGGCTCGGCGTCGTCTTCCTGGGTGGCCTGCTCTCGGCCGGGTTGCGCCTCGACGACTCGGCCCCGGTGGCGATCGTCGGCCCGACCGGTCTCGAGGTCGGCACCCGGGCCGCCACCACGATGGCCTGCGCGCTGCACCCGTTCGCGACCCGCTTCAGCGAGCCGCTGCCCGAGGGCGTCCTGGACCACGGCGTCCTGTGGGCAGGTCAGAGCGACGTGTTCTCGCCGGACGACCCGACCGACCTCGGCGAGCCGCTCGCCGACGACCGTCGGGTGATCACCGACGTGAACCCGCTCTCGGACGCCGGCCGCGACCTCGTCGTCGGCCTCCTCGCCGGCAGCGGCTCGATGATCCTGGTCGTGGGTGCCGACGACGACCAGTGGACCGCCCACTCCCAGAGTGAGCGGTCCACCGCTGCCGTGCGGGCAGGGAACTGA
- a CDS encoding mannose-1-phosphate guanylyltransferase has protein sequence MDEQLWAIVPAGGAGTRLWPLSRAGAPKFLHDLAGSGRTLLQGTYDRLEPLVGDRLLVVTGVAHQDAVRGQLDALPADQVIAEPSPRDSMAAIGLAAAIIERRDPDAVIGSFAADHVIADPEAFRACVTEAAQVARTGALVTIGIEPDFASTGFGYIKLGDRLSDFASAHGVAAFVEKPDAATATAYVASGDYRWNAGMFVARASVVLDLLARELPDLARDLRAIAADPEKFDERLAELWPGLAKIAIDHAIAEPAAAAGKVAVVPGSFGWEDIGDFEALSSLLDGAEGIKVLGDAGRVVSRDSSGLVVAGTDRTVAVLGLDDVVVVDTGDALLVTTTAHAQEVKAIVEALKAAGRTDLV, from the coding sequence ATGGATGAGCAGTTGTGGGCAATCGTTCCGGCGGGCGGCGCAGGGACGCGTCTCTGGCCGCTGTCACGCGCAGGGGCACCGAAGTTCCTGCACGACCTCGCCGGGAGCGGCCGCACCCTGCTGCAGGGCACCTACGACCGGCTCGAGCCGCTCGTCGGCGACAGGCTTCTCGTGGTGACCGGTGTCGCGCACCAGGACGCCGTCCGCGGTCAGCTCGACGCGCTTCCCGCCGACCAGGTGATCGCCGAGCCGAGCCCGCGCGACTCGATGGCCGCGATCGGCCTCGCCGCTGCGATCATCGAGCGCCGTGACCCCGATGCGGTCATCGGTTCGTTCGCCGCGGACCACGTGATCGCCGACCCCGAGGCCTTCCGCGCCTGCGTCACCGAGGCCGCTCAGGTCGCGCGGACCGGCGCCCTGGTCACGATCGGCATCGAGCCCGACTTCGCGTCGACCGGCTTCGGGTACATCAAGCTCGGCGACCGGCTGAGCGACTTCGCCTCCGCGCACGGTGTGGCCGCGTTCGTGGAGAAGCCCGACGCCGCCACCGCCACGGCGTACGTCGCCAGCGGCGACTACCGCTGGAACGCCGGCATGTTCGTCGCGCGCGCCAGTGTCGTCCTCGACCTGCTCGCCCGCGAGCTGCCGGATCTCGCCCGGGACCTGCGTGCGATCGCCGCGGACCCCGAGAAGTTCGACGAGCGCCTCGCCGAGCTGTGGCCCGGTCTCGCGAAGATCGCCATCGACCACGCCATCGCCGAGCCGGCGGCGGCAGCGGGCAAGGTCGCCGTCGTTCCCGGGTCGTTCGGCTGGGAGGACATCGGCGACTTCGAGGCGCTCAGCAGCCTCCTGGACGGCGCCGAAGGCATCAAGGTGCTCGGCGATGCCGGCAGGGTCGTGTCGCGCGACAGCAGCGGCCTCGTGGTGGCCGGGACGGACCGGACCGTGGCAGTGCTCGGCCTCGACGACGTGGTCGTCGTCGACACCGGCGACGCGCTGCTGGTGACGACCACGGCGCACGCGCAGGAGGTCAAGGCGATCGTGGAGGCCCTCAAGGCCGCCGGCCGCACCGACCTCGTGTAG
- the cofE gene encoding coenzyme F420-0:L-glutamate ligase — protein MSIEVFSPDGIGEVTAGTDLAALCAPYVADGDVVVITSKVVSKAEGRVVAVDREDAIRAETVRLVARRGPTSIVENHLGLVMAAAGIDASNVEPGKLVLLPLDPDASARRIREDLAASTGYDVAVLISDTAGRAWRHGQTDIAVGAAGLEPMVSFDGSTDSYGNPLAVTAPAVADEITGIAEVVSGKLGGRPVTVVRGLADRVLPRGQHGPGARSLVREVGTDMFGLGSREAVTAALAGRDRTAFGAPALVGDLVAALTECGFAVTELDGRLEVAAPATDVRLGALLFAFGWAPAPGSNADTSTSLAPLS, from the coding sequence GTGAGCATCGAGGTCTTCTCCCCCGACGGCATCGGTGAGGTCACCGCGGGTACCGACCTGGCCGCCCTGTGCGCGCCGTACGTCGCGGACGGTGACGTCGTGGTCATCACCAGCAAGGTGGTCAGCAAGGCCGAGGGCCGGGTCGTGGCGGTCGACCGGGAGGACGCGATCCGCGCCGAGACCGTCCGGCTCGTAGCGCGCCGCGGGCCGACGAGCATCGTGGAGAACCACCTCGGGCTGGTGATGGCGGCGGCCGGGATCGACGCCTCGAACGTCGAGCCCGGCAAGCTGGTGCTGCTGCCCCTGGACCCGGACGCGTCCGCCCGCCGGATCCGTGAGGACCTCGCCGCGAGCACCGGGTACGACGTCGCCGTGCTGATCAGCGACACCGCCGGTCGCGCGTGGCGGCACGGTCAGACCGACATCGCGGTAGGGGCGGCCGGCCTCGAGCCGATGGTGTCCTTCGACGGCAGCACCGACTCCTACGGCAACCCGCTCGCGGTCACCGCGCCGGCGGTCGCCGACGAGATCACCGGGATCGCCGAGGTCGTCAGCGGCAAGCTCGGCGGGCGTCCGGTCACCGTCGTCCGCGGTCTCGCCGACCGGGTGCTCCCCCGCGGCCAGCACGGGCCCGGTGCTCGCAGCCTGGTCCGCGAGGTCGGGACCGACATGTTCGGCCTCGGCAGCCGCGAGGCGGTCACCGCCGCCCTGGCCGGACGCGACCGCACGGCCTTCGGCGCCCCTGCACTGGTCGGCGACCTGGTGGCCGCGCTGACAGAGTGCGGCTTCGCGGTCACCGAGCTCGACGGGCGGCTGGAGGTCGCCGCTCCGGCGACCGACGTGCGCCTCGGAGCGCTGCTGTTCGCGTTCGGCTGGGCCCCCGCTCCCGGGTCAAACGCGGACACGTCCACATCTCTTGCTCCGCTTTCGTAG
- a CDS encoding DUF3105 domain-containing protein, translated as MAKKNQKTNERRAMVEQMRSEQARKERTRSLLILGACIIVVGALIGSAAFVAIKDSRDKDALAKKKLASIGKTESAAGCDPIKTTKTDGQQNHIPDGTPITYNDAPPSFGNHRPSPTAFGRPFYSADRPEVAALVHNLEHGYVIAWYDETAAKDDKQMDQLKAIAEKFQNAQGRFIAVPWYTKEHDGLPADGKAFPDGKHIALTRWSADAENPGDTSKQAGNWQYCTSVSGGVMDAFFNKYTNEQSPEPGQPLV; from the coding sequence GTGGCCAAGAAGAACCAGAAGACCAACGAGCGTCGCGCGATGGTCGAGCAGATGCGCAGCGAGCAGGCTCGCAAGGAGCGCACCCGCAGCCTGCTGATCCTCGGCGCCTGCATCATCGTCGTCGGTGCCCTGATCGGCTCGGCCGCGTTCGTCGCGATCAAGGACAGCCGCGACAAGGACGCCCTGGCGAAGAAGAAGCTGGCCTCGATCGGCAAGACCGAGTCCGCCGCGGGCTGCGACCCGATCAAGACCACGAAGACCGACGGCCAGCAGAACCACATCCCCGACGGCACCCCGATCACCTACAACGACGCGCCGCCGTCGTTCGGCAACCACCGGCCGTCGCCGACCGCGTTCGGTCGTCCGTTCTACTCCGCCGACCGTCCCGAGGTCGCTGCCCTGGTGCACAACCTCGAGCACGGCTACGTCATCGCCTGGTACGACGAGACGGCCGCCAAGGACGACAAGCAGATGGACCAGCTGAAGGCCATCGCCGAGAAGTTCCAGAACGCCCAGGGTCGCTTCATCGCCGTCCCCTGGTACACCAAGGAGCACGACGGTCTGCCCGCCGACGGCAAGGCCTTCCCCGACGGCAAGCACATCGCCCTGACGCGCTGGTCCGCCGACGCCGAGAACCCCGGCGACACGTCGAAGCAGGCCGGCAACTGGCAGTACTGCACCTCGGTCAGCGGTGGCGTGATGGACGCGTTCTTCAACAAGTACACCAACGAGCAGAGCCCGGAGCCGGGTCAGCCGCTGGTGTAG
- a CDS encoding FG-GAP-like repeat-containing protein, producing the protein MRTFRARYITICQQILVTAVVVAVGLSAAGVMTLQIVAPENESPVVDGGALGMAPAIDVTDGYAATKAVTPKVREIKVAPVAVKAPARKRAQAPAKKADAGRTLAAVSKPEKVHGYATVGVTWKAGEDLAEDDIEVQVRTRKNGAWSGWTTAAYHDEHGPDAGTGEAERATRPGTDAVVIGDVDAVQMRAETADGTAPDDLELAVIDPGTAAVTKEPAAIDTAELPASDRDATSSAPIESTAGMEGTDGAATHGDGAAASSDLELAAMKVAPKPTIYSRAQWGANEKLRDKSSLRYGTVQTGFIHHTVNANNYTAEQVPALLRGIYAYHTQSRGWSDIGYNYLVDRFGRIWEGRYGGVDRAVVGAHTLGYNEYAFAMSAIGNFDIAQPPQAVLDAYAKLFAWKLSLYNIRADASGLTVKGKKLFAINGHRDVGKTACPGKYLYAKIPSIRVAAQTLQNKAQVPVDPVNRAVIAAPKGLVAPTAKPTAAVPQPRLTLPVRRNLAGSAWADLIVKSASGVISVVPTEGVLSYAGPIISKGSWSDLSIIAAAGDLTGDGKADVVGKIKKSGAVRVFPGDGAGHVSRAGVGRTMAFDRVKSIVGVKDFTRDGRNDVVGVDKKTSALLLYRGLGKGTFAPPVVLKKSWPYTKTAGVGDFNGDKQADLMVVSGDRTLYLVPGAAKGTKLGKPVRLGALAAPVSALLGWGDLTGDKKADIVVKDTGTGLGRIRSGLGNGRVGTTYGPFESLRGLTKITMAPMVGTVAADAVGRDAAGRLVVVPNNGRRNISAPLPSNLKVPAATQILSVGDWDKDGKSDVVVRLSEGNALRLYPGLGNGKFGQPRSLGLGWKSVNRLAAVGDVTGDGFPDLIGKIGSGPLTIFPGNGTKAFKAPTLAPASLRTFNQIGSAAWSPRGAAFTSSDGSFVPLAGGALGTALRAANGTATPVYDTYVGVGDANGDGVADLLAREKGSGTLWLLPGKTSGGFAPRVWVATGFAGYQLLG; encoded by the coding sequence ATGCGTACGTTCCGAGCTCGCTACATCACGATCTGCCAGCAGATCCTGGTCACGGCTGTCGTGGTGGCCGTGGGTCTGTCGGCTGCTGGGGTGATGACGCTGCAGATCGTGGCGCCCGAGAACGAGTCACCGGTCGTGGACGGAGGTGCGCTCGGGATGGCGCCGGCGATCGACGTCACCGACGGGTACGCGGCGACCAAGGCGGTGACGCCGAAGGTGCGGGAGATCAAGGTCGCGCCGGTCGCGGTCAAGGCTCCGGCGAGGAAGCGCGCCCAGGCGCCCGCGAAGAAGGCCGACGCCGGGCGAACGCTCGCTGCGGTCTCGAAGCCGGAGAAGGTGCACGGCTACGCGACCGTCGGCGTGACCTGGAAGGCGGGGGAGGACCTGGCCGAGGACGACATCGAGGTGCAGGTCCGCACGAGGAAGAACGGCGCCTGGTCGGGGTGGACGACCGCGGCGTACCACGACGAGCACGGACCGGACGCAGGCACCGGTGAGGCCGAGCGGGCCACCCGTCCCGGCACGGACGCCGTCGTCATCGGCGACGTCGACGCGGTGCAGATGCGCGCCGAGACCGCCGACGGCACCGCTCCCGACGACCTCGAGCTCGCGGTCATCGACCCGGGCACCGCGGCGGTCACGAAGGAACCGGCCGCCATCGACACCGCAGAACTTCCTGCCTCCGATCGCGACGCAACGAGCTCCGCGCCGATCGAGTCGACGGCAGGGATGGAGGGAACCGACGGGGCTGCGACCCATGGGGATGGGGCCGCAGCCTCGTCGGACCTCGAGCTGGCGGCAATGAAGGTCGCCCCGAAGCCGACGATCTACTCCCGCGCCCAGTGGGGCGCCAACGAGAAGCTCCGCGACAAGAGCTCGCTGCGCTACGGCACCGTGCAGACCGGTTTCATCCACCACACGGTGAACGCGAACAACTACACCGCCGAGCAGGTACCGGCTCTGCTCCGCGGCATCTACGCGTACCACACGCAGTCCCGCGGCTGGTCGGACATCGGCTACAACTACCTGGTCGACCGCTTCGGCCGCATCTGGGAGGGCCGCTACGGCGGAGTCGACCGCGCGGTCGTCGGGGCGCACACGCTGGGTTACAACGAGTACGCCTTCGCGATGTCCGCGATCGGCAACTTCGACATCGCCCAGCCGCCGCAGGCCGTGCTCGACGCGTACGCCAAGCTCTTCGCCTGGAAGCTGTCGCTCTACAACATCCGCGCGGACGCTTCCGGCCTGACCGTGAAGGGCAAGAAGCTCTTCGCGATCAACGGGCACCGTGACGTCGGCAAGACAGCGTGCCCTGGCAAGTACCTGTACGCGAAGATCCCCTCGATCCGGGTCGCGGCCCAGACGCTGCAGAACAAGGCCCAGGTCCCGGTCGACCCGGTGAACCGGGCCGTGATCGCGGCTCCGAAGGGCCTGGTCGCCCCGACCGCGAAGCCGACCGCGGCAGTGCCGCAGCCCAGGCTGACCCTGCCCGTACGCCGCAACCTGGCCGGCAGCGCGTGGGCGGACCTGATCGTGAAGTCGGCCAGCGGAGTCATCTCGGTGGTGCCGACCGAGGGCGTCCTGTCCTACGCCGGCCCGATCATCTCGAAGGGCAGCTGGTCCGACCTCAGCATCATCGCGGCCGCCGGCGACCTCACCGGGGACGGGAAGGCGGACGTGGTCGGCAAGATCAAGAAGTCCGGCGCCGTCCGGGTCTTCCCGGGCGACGGCGCGGGTCACGTGTCGCGGGCCGGCGTCGGCCGCACGATGGCCTTCGACCGGGTCAAGAGCATCGTCGGGGTCAAGGACTTCACCCGCGACGGCAGGAACGACGTCGTCGGTGTGGACAAGAAGACCAGCGCGCTCCTGCTCTACCGCGGTCTGGGCAAGGGCACGTTCGCGCCGCCGGTGGTGCTCAAGAAGTCCTGGCCGTACACGAAGACGGCCGGTGTCGGTGACTTCAACGGGGACAAGCAGGCCGACCTCATGGTCGTCTCCGGAGACCGCACGCTGTACCTGGTCCCGGGTGCCGCGAAGGGCACCAAGCTCGGCAAGCCGGTCCGCCTCGGGGCGCTGGCCGCGCCGGTCAGCGCGCTGCTCGGCTGGGGAGACCTGACCGGGGACAAGAAGGCCGACATCGTCGTCAAGGACACCGGCACCGGCCTCGGTCGGATCCGCTCGGGTCTCGGCAACGGCCGGGTCGGCACGACGTACGGGCCGTTCGAGAGCCTGCGCGGCCTCACCAAGATCACGATGGCACCGATGGTCGGGACCGTGGCAGCGGACGCGGTCGGACGGGACGCCGCGGGTCGTCTGGTCGTCGTCCCGAACAACGGTCGGCGCAACATCAGCGCGCCGCTCCCCAGCAACCTCAAGGTCCCCGCCGCGACCCAGATCCTCAGCGTCGGCGACTGGGACAAGGACGGCAAGTCCGACGTCGTCGTCCGCCTCTCCGAGGGCAACGCCCTGCGCCTCTACCCGGGCCTGGGCAACGGGAAGTTCGGCCAGCCGCGCTCGCTGGGTCTCGGCTGGAAGTCGGTCAACCGGCTCGCCGCGGTCGGCGACGTCACGGGCGACGGCTTCCCGGACCTGATCGGGAAGATCGGCTCGGGACCGCTGACGATCTTCCCCGGCAACGGCACCAAGGCCTTCAAGGCCCCCACACTCGCTCCGGCATCGCTGCGGACGTTCAACCAGATCGGGAGCGCCGCGTGGTCGCCCCGAGGGGCGGCGTTCACCTCGTCCGACGGCTCGTTCGTGCCGTTGGCAGGAGGCGCGCTGGGCACCGCCCTGCGGGCGGCGAACGGCACGGCGACGCCCGTGTACGACACCTACGTCGGCGTGGGGGACGCCAACGGCGACGGTGTCGCGGACCTGCTGGCCAGGGAGAAGGGATCCGGCACGCTCTGGTTGCTCCCGGGGAAGACATCCGGTGGGTTCGCCCCCCGGGTGTGGGTGGCAACCGGGTTCGCCGGCTACCAGCTGCTCGGCTGA
- a CDS encoding ABC transporter permease, with translation MSKAADRAANTAAKRNKTDEKGRRFNAARRARKVMEKKADSMPVPPALDGPKQVRVVNAELVDPSPRGGIAEVFQQRYLLRLIVGRQLAQQYAASVLGLLWSYIQPAMRFGVYFFVFGVVLKTHGGNTPNFALHLFSGMVMVSYFSETWRTGTASVRSNRGLLLKMRMPREIFPVASMVVAMYHTGPQILILLVCCAIVGWHFSFAAIAAGLLGFAILLLFAMAATLFFSALNVLYKDFQNIVATFTQFLHFMVPMMYPFSFIAKLQDSHPVIYQLYMANPLAEAILLLQRFLWYPTLDDPDGKLLDAHFPPDMWERGLIMLVISAGLVYLSQKFFTRLEPQFPERL, from the coding sequence GTGAGCAAGGCAGCAGACCGCGCCGCGAACACTGCGGCGAAGCGCAACAAGACCGACGAGAAGGGCCGTCGCTTCAACGCGGCCCGGCGCGCTCGCAAGGTGATGGAGAAGAAGGCCGACTCGATGCCGGTTCCGCCGGCGCTCGACGGTCCCAAGCAGGTCCGCGTGGTCAACGCCGAGCTCGTCGACCCGTCGCCGCGCGGTGGCATCGCGGAGGTCTTCCAGCAGCGCTACCTGCTGCGCCTGATCGTCGGCCGCCAGCTCGCCCAGCAGTACGCCGCCTCGGTGCTCGGTCTGCTGTGGTCCTACATCCAGCCGGCGATGCGCTTCGGGGTCTACTTCTTCGTCTTCGGTGTCGTGCTCAAGACGCACGGCGGCAACACCCCTAACTTCGCGCTGCACCTCTTCTCCGGCATGGTGATGGTCAGCTACTTCAGCGAGACCTGGCGCACCGGTACCGCCTCGGTGCGGTCCAACCGCGGCCTGCTGCTGAAGATGCGGATGCCGCGGGAGATCTTCCCGGTCGCCTCGATGGTGGTCGCGATGTACCACACCGGCCCGCAGATCCTGATCCTGCTGGTCTGCTGCGCGATCGTCGGGTGGCACTTCTCCTTCGCCGCGATCGCTGCCGGACTCCTCGGTTTCGCGATCCTGCTGCTCTTCGCGATGGCCGCGACGCTGTTCTTCTCCGCGCTGAACGTGCTCTACAAGGACTTCCAGAACATCGTCGCCACGTTCACCCAGTTCCTGCACTTCATGGTGCCGATGATGTACCCGTTCTCGTTCATCGCGAAGCTGCAGGACTCGCACCCGGTGATCTACCAGCTCTACATGGCCAACCCCCTGGCCGAGGCGATCCTGCTGCTGCAGCGGTTCCTCTGGTACCCGACGCTCGACGACCCGGACGGCAAGCTCCTCGACGCGCACTTCCCGCCCGACATGTGGGAGCGCGGCCTGATCATGCTGGTCATTTCGGCTGGCCTCGTCTACCTGTCCCAGAAGTTCTTCACGCGGCTCGAGCCGCAGTTCCCGGAGCGTTTGTGA
- a CDS encoding ABC transporter ATP-binding protein: protein MSESIVVRNVTKDFTMQYHRSLKDMAVATLKGLPLKEQFQAINDVSFTIEQGESIGLMGLNGSGKSTLLKLINGVMSPDQGTIRTRGRIAGLIATGAGFHPQLTGRENLYLNGAILGMSEAEINSKFDAIVEFADIGKFLETPVSHYSSGMYARLGFSIAIHVDADIFLADEVLAVGDRPFKKKCVQKMQEIRQQGTTIFYVSHATASVRAMCDRVLVLESGHLNFDGDVEAGIRYLQYDDVEDEIGVDGNDDEELGADI from the coding sequence ATGTCTGAATCGATCGTGGTGCGCAACGTCACCAAGGACTTCACGATGCAGTACCACCGCTCGTTGAAGGACATGGCGGTGGCGACCCTGAAGGGCCTGCCGCTCAAGGAGCAGTTCCAGGCCATCAACGACGTGTCCTTTACCATCGAGCAGGGCGAGTCGATCGGTCTGATGGGCCTGAACGGGTCCGGCAAGAGCACCCTGCTCAAGCTGATCAACGGCGTGATGAGCCCCGACCAGGGCACCATCCGCACCCGCGGACGCATCGCCGGCCTGATCGCGACCGGTGCCGGGTTCCACCCGCAGCTCACCGGCCGCGAGAACCTCTACCTCAACGGTGCGATCCTCGGCATGAGCGAGGCCGAGATCAACAGCAAGTTCGACGCCATCGTGGAGTTCGCCGACATCGGCAAGTTCTTGGAGACTCCGGTGTCGCACTACTCCTCGGGCATGTACGCGCGCCTGGGGTTCTCGATCGCGATCCACGTCGACGCCGACATCTTCCTGGCCGACGAGGTCCTCGCGGTGGGGGACCGGCCGTTCAAGAAGAAGTGCGTCCAGAAGATGCAGGAGATCCGCCAGCAGGGAACGACGATCTTCTACGTCAGCCACGCGACCGCGTCGGTGCGCGCGATGTGCGACCGCGTGCTGGTGCTGGAGTCGGGGCACTTGAACTTCGACGGTGATGTAGAGGCGGGGATCCGTTACCTGCAGTACGACGATGTCGAGGACGAGATCGGTGTTGACGGGAACGATGATGAGGAGCTCGGGGCGGACATCTAA
- a CDS encoding glycosyltransferase family 2 protein, whose translation MSEPQGTERRILQRFVLPADRDLDVVPLYVDTEAAVLDADRDSVGASKRAQEMNKTAARQATTAGTTLHPEAILDRFRLKVEHSSRLSLGTYFNAFPASYWQRWTIVDEVRLDVTVRGLGASVTVYRSMANGRSQRVDGWTSESEGAATASFDLPLTAFVDGGWYWFDVATADAEAVIEEATWSAAVPADRIAAGSVTIGITTMNRPDFCSELLAQIGEDPDVMSVVDEVLVMEQGTKKVVDDPAFAKAEAALGTKLRIIEQGNIGGSGGFARAQFESLKSDRSKYVLFLDDDIVAEPESILRVITFGDLARRPTIVGGHMFSIYSKAQLHSFGEIVNRYRFWWTSPDYLETQWDFGARNLRSTRWLHRRVDVDFNPWFMCLIPLSTVKEIGLSLPLFIKWDDSEYGLRAQAAGVPTVSMPGAAVWHVPWTDKNDALDWQAFFHQRNRFVAALLHSPFQHGGRMVRESFNQQVKHLIAMQYSVVEMRLQALEDVFKGPHELHGKLGTRLGEVREMRKGFDDATLAPHREAFPEVRLEKPRKRTDYSKILGLKAQLVSAGLGAVRQFRPAKPLSREFPQANLPAMDARWYHLAKLDSAIVSMPDGTSAAFYRRQPEQFRDLLRRTVEIHQRLHREWPRLAQEYRGALGEITSPEVWEKTFLESTKDNA comes from the coding sequence GTGAGTGAGCCCCAGGGGACCGAGCGCAGGATCCTGCAGCGGTTCGTGCTGCCGGCGGACCGGGACCTCGACGTCGTCCCGCTGTACGTCGACACCGAGGCGGCCGTCCTCGACGCCGACCGGGACAGCGTCGGCGCGAGCAAGCGCGCCCAGGAGATGAACAAGACCGCAGCGCGCCAGGCGACCACCGCCGGGACGACGCTGCACCCCGAGGCGATCCTCGACCGGTTCCGGCTCAAGGTCGAGCACTCGAGCCGCCTCTCGCTCGGCACCTACTTCAACGCCTTCCCGGCGAGCTACTGGCAGCGCTGGACGATCGTCGACGAGGTCCGGCTCGACGTGACCGTGCGCGGCCTGGGCGCCAGCGTCACCGTCTACCGCTCGATGGCCAACGGGCGCTCGCAGCGGGTCGACGGGTGGACCTCGGAGTCCGAGGGCGCGGCGACCGCGTCCTTCGACCTGCCGCTGACCGCGTTCGTCGACGGTGGCTGGTACTGGTTCGACGTCGCCACGGCCGATGCCGAGGCCGTCATCGAGGAAGCGACCTGGAGCGCCGCCGTGCCGGCCGACCGGATCGCCGCCGGCTCGGTGACCATCGGCATCACCACGATGAACCGCCCGGACTTCTGCTCCGAGCTCCTTGCGCAGATCGGCGAGGACCCCGACGTGATGAGCGTCGTCGACGAGGTCCTGGTCATGGAGCAGGGCACCAAGAAGGTCGTCGACGACCCGGCGTTCGCGAAGGCCGAGGCAGCCCTCGGTACCAAGCTGCGGATCATCGAGCAGGGCAACATCGGTGGGTCCGGCGGTTTCGCCAGGGCGCAATTCGAGTCGCTGAAGTCCGACCGCTCGAAGTACGTGCTCTTCCTCGACGACGACATCGTCGCCGAGCCCGAGAGCATCCTGCGGGTGATCACCTTCGGTGACCTCGCGCGCCGCCCCACCATCGTGGGTGGCCACATGTTCTCGATCTACTCCAAGGCGCAGCTGCACAGCTTCGGCGAGATCGTCAACCGGTACCGCTTCTGGTGGACCTCGCCGGACTACCTGGAGACCCAGTGGGACTTCGGCGCCCGGAACCTGCGCAGCACCCGCTGGTTGCACCGCCGGGTCGACGTCGACTTCAACCCCTGGTTCATGTGCCTGATCCCGCTCTCGACGGTGAAGGAGATCGGGCTCAGCCTGCCGCTCTTCATCAAGTGGGACGACTCCGAGTACGGCCTGCGCGCCCAGGCGGCCGGAGTGCCGACGGTGTCCATGCCGGGGGCTGCTGTCTGGCACGTCCCGTGGACCGACAAGAACGACGCACTCGACTGGCAGGCGTTCTTCCACCAGCGGAACAGGTTCGTCGCGGCGCTGCTGCACTCCCCGTTCCAGCACGGCGGCCGGATGGTCCGCGAGAGCTTCAACCAGCAGGTCAAGCACCTCATCGCGATGCAGTACTCGGTCGTGGAGATGCGGCTGCAGGCGCTCGAGGACGTGTTCAAGGGTCCGCACGAGCTCCACGGCAAGCTCGGCACCCGGTTGGGCGAGGTCCGCGAGATGCGCAAGGGCTTTGACGACGCGACCCTGGCCCCGCACCGGGAGGCCTTCCCCGAGGTCCGGCTGGAGAAGCCGCGCAAGCGCACCGACTACTCCAAGATCCTCGGCCTGAAGGCACAGCTGGTCTCGGCCGGCCTCGGCGCGGTGCGTCAGTTCCGGCCCGCCAAGCCGCTCTCGCGCGAGTTCCCGCAGGCGAACCTGCCCGCGATGGACGCCCGCTGGTACCACCTGGCCAAGCTCGACTCCGCGATCGTGAGCATGCCGGACGGCACCTCGGCCGCGTTCTACCGGCGTCAGCCCGAGCAGTTCCGCGACCTGCTCCGCCGTACGGTCGAGATCCACCAGCGCCTGCACCGCGAGTGGCCGCGGCTGGCCCAGGAGTACCGCGGCGCCCTCGGTGAGATCACCTCCCCCGAGGTCTGGGAGAAGACGTTCCTGGAGTCGACGAAGGACAACGCGTGA